A stretch of the Nicotiana tabacum cultivar K326 chromosome 6, ASM71507v2, whole genome shotgun sequence genome encodes the following:
- the LOC107768035 gene encoding BTB/POZ and TAZ domain-containing protein 1-like: MSPNNFATDFDGFSGEMPEADIQIITSGGRRIPAHSTVLAAASSVLESILVRPQKRRSSEKTIRILGVPCDAVSVFVQFLSSFKCSEEQMEKHGIHLLALSHVYLVPQLKQRCTKGLAEQLTIKNAVDVLQLARLCDAPDLYLKCLKFISTNFKKVEKTEGWKFLQDHDCLLELEILQFMDEADSRKKRTRRHRREQNLYLQLSEAMDCIEHICTEGCTSVGPCHEEPCTKKLPCSKFKTSQGVQLLIRHFATCKRRVNGGCLRCKRMWQLLRLHSSICDKPDECRVPLCRQFKMKVQQKGDDALWESLVRKVVSARTISSLSLPKRKREEEPKMNLDHHQARSLSTTRCQ; encoded by the exons ATGTCGCCGAATAACTTTGCTACCGATTTTGACGGATTTTCCGGCGAAATGCCTGAAGCCGACATTCAAATCATCACCTCCGGCGGCCGCCGAATTCCGGCACATTCTACTGTTCTG GCTGCGGCTTCTTCAGTTCTGGAGAGCATACTGGTTCGGCCGCAAAAGCGACGGAGCTCCGAGAAAACCATTCGGATTCTGGGTGTTCCCTGCGACGCCGTTTCCGTGTTTGTCCAGTTTCTCTCTTCTTTCAA GTGCAGTGAGGAACAGATGGAGAAACATGGAATTCATCTTCTAGCACTCTCTCATGTGTATTTGGTACCACAACTAAAGCAGAGATGCACAAAGGGGTTGGCTGAGCAATTGACCATTAAAAATGCAGTAGATGTGCTTCAACTGGCCAGGCTCTGTGACGCACCTGATCTTTATCTCAAGTGCTTGAAATTTATATCAACCAATTTCAAGAAAGTTGAGAAGACTGAGGGTTGGAAGTTCCTCCAAGATCATGATTGTCTGCTTGAACTTGAAATTCTGCAGTTCATGGATGAGGCTGACTCG AGGAAGAAGAGGACCAGAAGACACAGACGAGAGCAGAACTTGTATTTACAGCTAAGCGAAGCGATGGATTGTATAGAGCACATATGCACTGAAGGATGCACCAGCGTGGGGCCATGTCATGAGGAGCCCTGCACAAAGAAGCTTCCATGTAGCAAATTCAAAACATCTCAAGGCGTCCAGCTCCTTATTCGACACTTCGCTACGTGTAAGAGAAGGGTGAATGGAGGTTGTTTGCGATGCAAAAGGATGTGGCAACTCCTTAGATTGCACTCTTCTATTTGTGACAAACCTGATGAATGCCGAGTTCCACTGTGCAG ACAATTCAAAATGAAGGTGCAACAAAAGGGAGATGATGCGCTATGGGAATCACTTGTTAGAAAGGTGGTGTCAGCCAGAACCATATCCTCACTATCTTTGCccaaaagaaagagagaagaggAACCAAAGATGAACTTAGACCATCATCAAGCGAGAAGCTTGTCGACAACTCGGTGTCAGTAG